A genome region from Pseudorca crassidens isolate mPseCra1 chromosome 20, mPseCra1.hap1, whole genome shotgun sequence includes the following:
- the RBM42 gene encoding RNA-binding protein 42 isoform X2: MAGAGPAPGLPGAGGPVVPGPGAGIPGKSGEERLKEMEAEMALFEQEVLGAPVTGIPTAVPAVPTVPTVEAMQVPAAPVIRPIIATNTYQQVQQTLEARAAAAATVVPPMVGGPPFVGPVGFGPGDRSHLDSPEAREAMFLRRAAAAPQRAPILHPAFIPHVLQRAAGGPRPMALRPPHQALVGPPLPGPPGPPMMLPPMARAPGPPLGSMAALRPPLEEPAAPRELGLGLGLGLKEKEEAVVAAAAGLEEAGAAVAVGAGGTPAGPAVIGPSLPLALAMPLPEPEPLPLPLEVVRGLLPPLRIPELLSLRPRPRPPRPEPPPGLMALEVPEPLGEDKKKGKPEKLKRCIRTAAGSSWEDPSLLEWDADDFRIFCGDLGNEVNDDILARAFSRFPSFLKAKVIRDKRTGKTKGYGFVSFKDPSDYVRAMREMNGKYVGSRPIKLRKSMWKDRNLDVVRKKQKEKKKLGLR, translated from the exons ATGGCCGGGGCGGGGCCAGCCCCGGGACTCCCGGGTGCAGGAGGACCTGTGGTCCCGGGCCCTGGTGCTGGCATCCCGGGCAAGAGCGGCGAGGAACGCTTGAAGGAGATGGAGGCGGAGATGGCCCT gttTGAGCAGGAAGTTCTGGGGGCTCCGGTTACAGGAATCCCAACTGCTGTGCCTGCGGTGCCCACCGTCCCCACGGTAGAAGCAATGCAAGTCCCAGCAGCTCCTGTGATCCGCCCAATTATCGCCACCAACACATACCAGCAG GTCCAACAGACTCTGGAGGCCCGAGCAGCCGCTGCAGCCACAGTGGTTCCTCCCATGGTGGGTGGCCCACCTTTTGTGGGCCCAG TTGGCTTTGGTCCTGGTGATCGGAGTCACCTGGACAGTCCAGAGGCTCGAGAAGCCATGTTCCTGCGGCGAGCAG CTGCGGCCCCCCAGAGGGCCCCTATTCTGCATCCAGCCTTCATCCCTCACGTGCTACAGAGAGCAG CAGGTGGCCCCCGCCCTATGGCTCTGCGGCCCCCTCACCAGGCCCTCGTGGGCCCCCCTCTGCCTGGCCCCCCTGGACCACCTATGATGCTGCCACCGATGGCTCGGGCCCCAGGGCCCCCTCTTGGCTCCATGGCTGCTCTGAGGCCTCCTCTG GAAGAGCCAGCAGCACCCCGAGAGCTGGGCCTCGGCCTGGGGTTGGGCctgaaagagaaggaggaggctgTGGTGGCAGCAGCGGCCGGGCTGGAGGAGGCTGGCGCAGCGGTGgctgtgggggcagggggcacccCAGCTGGCCCTGCAGTCATTGGGCCCAGCCTTCCACTGGCCCTGGCCATGCCTCTGCCCGAGCCTGAGCCCCTGCCCCTGCCGCTGGAAGTTGTGCGAGGCCTACTGCCCCCGCTGCGCATTCCTGAGCTCCTGTCCCTGCGTCCGAGACCCCGGCCCCCTCGGCCTGAACCACCCCCTGGCCTCATGGCTCTTGAG GTCCCAGAGCCTCTAGGTGAggacaagaagaaaggaaagccaGAGAAATTGAAACGCTGCATTCGCACAGCAGCTGGGAGCAGCTGGGAGGACCCCAGCCTGCTGGAGTGGGATGCAG ATGACTTCCGAATCTTCTGTGGGGATCTGGGCAATGAGGTGAATGATGACATCTTGGCACGAGCCTTCAGCCGCTTCCCATCCTTCCTTAAGGCTAAGGTGATCCGCGACAAGCGCACGGGCAAAACCAAGGGCTATGGCTTCGTCAGCTTTAAGGACCCCAGCGACTATGTGCGCGCCATGCGTGAGATGAATG GGAAGTATGTGGGCTCACGCCCCATCAAGCTGCGCAAGAGCATGTGGAAGGACCGGAACCTGGACGTGGTGCGCaagaagcaaaaggagaagaagaaattgGGCCTGAGATAG
- the RBM42 gene encoding RNA-binding protein 42 isoform X3 has protein sequence MAGAGPAPGLPGAGGPVVPGPGAGIPGKSGEERLKEMEAEMALFEQEVLGAPVTGIPTAVPAVPTVPTVEAMQVPAAPVIRPIIATNTYQQVQQTLEARAAAAATVVPPMVGGPPFVGPVGFGPGDRSHLDSPEAREAMFLRRAAAAPQRAPILHPAFIPHVLQRAGGPRPMALRPPHQALVGPPLPGPPGPPMMLPPMARAPGPPLGSMAALRPPLEEPAAPRELGLGLGLGLKEKEEAVVAAAAGLEEAGAAVAVGAGGTPAGPAVIGPSLPLALAMPLPEPEPLPLPLEVVRGLLPPLRIPELLSLRPRPRPPRPEPPPGLMALEVPEPLGEDKKKGKPEKLKRCIRTAAGSSWEDPSLLEWDADDFRIFCGDLGNEVNDDILARAFSRFPSFLKAKVIRDKRTGKTKGYGFVSFKDPSDYVRAMREMNGKYVGSRPIKLRKSMWKDRNLDVVRKKQKEKKKLGLR, from the exons ATGGCCGGGGCGGGGCCAGCCCCGGGACTCCCGGGTGCAGGAGGACCTGTGGTCCCGGGCCCTGGTGCTGGCATCCCGGGCAAGAGCGGCGAGGAACGCTTGAAGGAGATGGAGGCGGAGATGGCCCT gttTGAGCAGGAAGTTCTGGGGGCTCCGGTTACAGGAATCCCAACTGCTGTGCCTGCGGTGCCCACCGTCCCCACGGTAGAAGCAATGCAAGTCCCAGCAGCTCCTGTGATCCGCCCAATTATCGCCACCAACACATACCAGCAG GTCCAACAGACTCTGGAGGCCCGAGCAGCCGCTGCAGCCACAGTGGTTCCTCCCATGGTGGGTGGCCCACCTTTTGTGGGCCCAG TTGGCTTTGGTCCTGGTGATCGGAGTCACCTGGACAGTCCAGAGGCTCGAGAAGCCATGTTCCTGCGGCGAGCAG CTGCGGCCCCCCAGAGGGCCCCTATTCTGCATCCAGCCTTCATCCCTCACGTGCTACAGAGAGCAG GTGGCCCCCGCCCTATGGCTCTGCGGCCCCCTCACCAGGCCCTCGTGGGCCCCCCTCTGCCTGGCCCCCCTGGACCACCTATGATGCTGCCACCGATGGCTCGGGCCCCAGGGCCCCCTCTTGGCTCCATGGCTGCTCTGAGGCCTCCTCTG GAAGAGCCAGCAGCACCCCGAGAGCTGGGCCTCGGCCTGGGGTTGGGCctgaaagagaaggaggaggctgTGGTGGCAGCAGCGGCCGGGCTGGAGGAGGCTGGCGCAGCGGTGgctgtgggggcagggggcacccCAGCTGGCCCTGCAGTCATTGGGCCCAGCCTTCCACTGGCCCTGGCCATGCCTCTGCCCGAGCCTGAGCCCCTGCCCCTGCCGCTGGAAGTTGTGCGAGGCCTACTGCCCCCGCTGCGCATTCCTGAGCTCCTGTCCCTGCGTCCGAGACCCCGGCCCCCTCGGCCTGAACCACCCCCTGGCCTCATGGCTCTTGAG GTCCCAGAGCCTCTAGGTGAggacaagaagaaaggaaagccaGAGAAATTGAAACGCTGCATTCGCACAGCAGCTGGGAGCAGCTGGGAGGACCCCAGCCTGCTGGAGTGGGATGCAG ATGACTTCCGAATCTTCTGTGGGGATCTGGGCAATGAGGTGAATGATGACATCTTGGCACGAGCCTTCAGCCGCTTCCCATCCTTCCTTAAGGCTAAGGTGATCCGCGACAAGCGCACGGGCAAAACCAAGGGCTATGGCTTCGTCAGCTTTAAGGACCCCAGCGACTATGTGCGCGCCATGCGTGAGATGAATG GGAAGTATGTGGGCTCACGCCCCATCAAGCTGCGCAAGAGCATGTGGAAGGACCGGAACCTGGACGTGGTGCGCaagaagcaaaaggagaagaagaaattgGGCCTGAGATAG
- the HAUS5 gene encoding HAUS augmin-like complex subunit 5 isoform X2: MAMEQALQSVQDTQRRALLLRAQAGAMQRQQRVLQGPMQQLQNQLKHLQDIERKAKVDINFGPLTSAALSLEPVVLGDVRTACSLRTQFLQKLLMPRAKGGSIPTPRDDLFGTSYQQWLSSVETLLTNHPPGHILAALEHLAAEREAEIQSLCTVDELQDTEIASSAPTLGSQAPDQPNSSQALPSMVHLIQEGWQSVAALVTQRGPLLEDHQILTRHLQGLMEQMERCTVGSSERQALVLGLRSSALWAELKALRAMSQELEEAAGQRQLLLQELQAKQQRILHWRQLVEETQEQVRLLIKGNSASKTSLCRSPGEVLALVRQKVVPTSEMVAPQSQELLRCLEEGAQHLPHLLLGTLLRHSPGGLQPLPTVLPSIHQLHPASPRGSSLIVLSHTLGLPAGKAPELLLPKAASLRQDLLFLQDQRSLRCWYLLHMKTSLPPGPSTRELLQIWASQEKEQKENLGQALKRLENLLKQALKRIPELQGVVGDWWEQPGQAALSGELCQGLSLPQWQLRWIQAQGALQQLCR; this comes from the exons ATGGCCATGGAGCAGGCCCTACAGAGCGTGCAAGACACCCAGCGTCGTGCTCTCCTCCTCCGGGCCCAAGCTGGGGCCATGCAAAGACAGCAGCGTGTGCTCCAAGGTCCCATGCAGCAGCTGCAGAATCAGCTCAAGCATTTGCAGGACATAGAGAG GAAGGCCAAAGTGGATATAAACTTTGGACCCTTGACATCAGCAGCCCTGagcctggagcctgtggtccTG GGTGATGTCCGAACAGCCTGCAGCCTCCGGACCCAGTTCCTGCAGAAGCTCCTGATGCCTCGGGCCAAGGGAGGCAGCATTCC AACCCCTCGAGATGATCTCTTTGGAACTTCCTACCAGCAGTGGCTTAGCTCAGTGGAG ACACTGCTGACAAACCACCCTCCGGGCCACATCCTGGCTGCCTTGGAGCATCTGGCTGCAGAGCGGGAGGCAGAGATCCAGTCCCTGTGCACCGTGGATGAGCTCCAAGATACAGAGATAGCCAG CTCGGCCCCTACTCTCGGCTCCCAGGCCCCAGACCAGCCCAACTCTAGCCAGGCCCTGCCGTCCATGGTGCATCTCATCCAG GAGGGCTGGCAGTCTGTGGCTGCGCTGGTCACCCAGCGGGGCCCCCTCCTGGAGGACCATCAAATCCTGACCCGGCACCTCCAAGGCCTGATggagcagatggagagatgtactgTGGGATCCAGCGAGAG GCAGGCATTGGTGCTGGGGCTCCGGAGCTCTGCCCTGTGGGCAGAACTCAAGGCCCTGCGTGCCATGagccaggagctggaggaggctGCTGGGCAGCGGCAGCTTCTGCTCCAGGAGCTACAGGCCAAACAGCAGAGGATCTTGCACTGGCGCCAACTGGTG GAGGAGACACAGGAACAGGTCCGCCTGCTCATCAAGGGCAACTCAGCCAGCAAGACGAGCCTGTGCCGGAGCCCTGGGGAG GTACTAGCTTTGGTTCGGCAAAAAGTGGTCCCCACATCTGAGATGGTGGCACCACAGAGCCAGGAGCTGCTTCGGTGTCTAGAGGAGGGAGCCCAGCATCTGCCCCATCTTCTGCTGGGCACCCTGCTGCGGCACAGCCCTGGAGG GTTGCAGCCCCTCCCTACGGTCCTGCCATCCATCCACCAGCTGCATCCTGCATCCCCAAGAGGCTCCAGCCTCATAGTATTGAGCCACACATTGGGGCTGCCCGCAGGGAAG gcTCCGGAGCTGCTCCTTCCGAAGGCTGCCTCTCTTCGCCAGGACCTTCTGTTCCTCCAGGACCAGCGAAGTCTCCGATGCTGGTATCTGCTCCACATGAAGACCAGCCTGCCGCCAGGACCATCCACCCGGG AGCTGCTGCAGATCTGGGCATCCCAGGAAAAGGAGCAGAAAGAGAACCTGGGGCAGGCTCTGAAGCGCCTGGAGAACCTGCTGAAACAAGCACTGAAGCGAATCCCCGAGCTGCAGGGAGTTGTGGGGGACTG GTGGGAGCAGCCAGGACAAGCCGCCCTCTCCGGGGAGCTCTGCCAAGGCCTGTCCCTGCCCCAGTGGCAGCTGCGCTGGATCCAGGCCCAAGGCGCCCTGCAGCAGCTGTGCAGATGA
- the RBM42 gene encoding RNA-binding protein 42 isoform X5 — protein MAGAGPAPGLPGAGGPVVPGPGAGIPGKSGEERLKEMEAEMALFEQEVLGAPVTGIPTAVPAVPTVPTVEAMQVPAAPVIRPIIATNTYQQVQQTLEARAAAAATVVPPMVGGPPFVGPVGFGPGDRSHLDSPEAREAMFLRRAGGPRPMALRPPHQALVGPPLPGPPGPPMMLPPMARAPGPPLGSMAALRPPLEEPAAPRELGLGLGLGLKEKEEAVVAAAAGLEEAGAAVAVGAGGTPAGPAVIGPSLPLALAMPLPEPEPLPLPLEVVRGLLPPLRIPELLSLRPRPRPPRPEPPPGLMALEVPEPLGEDKKKGKPEKLKRCIRTAAGSSWEDPSLLEWDADDFRIFCGDLGNEVNDDILARAFSRFPSFLKAKVIRDKRTGKTKGYGFVSFKDPSDYVRAMREMNGKYVGSRPIKLRKSMWKDRNLDVVRKKQKEKKKLGLR, from the exons ATGGCCGGGGCGGGGCCAGCCCCGGGACTCCCGGGTGCAGGAGGACCTGTGGTCCCGGGCCCTGGTGCTGGCATCCCGGGCAAGAGCGGCGAGGAACGCTTGAAGGAGATGGAGGCGGAGATGGCCCT gttTGAGCAGGAAGTTCTGGGGGCTCCGGTTACAGGAATCCCAACTGCTGTGCCTGCGGTGCCCACCGTCCCCACGGTAGAAGCAATGCAAGTCCCAGCAGCTCCTGTGATCCGCCCAATTATCGCCACCAACACATACCAGCAG GTCCAACAGACTCTGGAGGCCCGAGCAGCCGCTGCAGCCACAGTGGTTCCTCCCATGGTGGGTGGCCCACCTTTTGTGGGCCCAG TTGGCTTTGGTCCTGGTGATCGGAGTCACCTGGACAGTCCAGAGGCTCGAGAAGCCATGTTCCTGCGGCGAGCAG GTGGCCCCCGCCCTATGGCTCTGCGGCCCCCTCACCAGGCCCTCGTGGGCCCCCCTCTGCCTGGCCCCCCTGGACCACCTATGATGCTGCCACCGATGGCTCGGGCCCCAGGGCCCCCTCTTGGCTCCATGGCTGCTCTGAGGCCTCCTCTG GAAGAGCCAGCAGCACCCCGAGAGCTGGGCCTCGGCCTGGGGTTGGGCctgaaagagaaggaggaggctgTGGTGGCAGCAGCGGCCGGGCTGGAGGAGGCTGGCGCAGCGGTGgctgtgggggcagggggcacccCAGCTGGCCCTGCAGTCATTGGGCCCAGCCTTCCACTGGCCCTGGCCATGCCTCTGCCCGAGCCTGAGCCCCTGCCCCTGCCGCTGGAAGTTGTGCGAGGCCTACTGCCCCCGCTGCGCATTCCTGAGCTCCTGTCCCTGCGTCCGAGACCCCGGCCCCCTCGGCCTGAACCACCCCCTGGCCTCATGGCTCTTGAG GTCCCAGAGCCTCTAGGTGAggacaagaagaaaggaaagccaGAGAAATTGAAACGCTGCATTCGCACAGCAGCTGGGAGCAGCTGGGAGGACCCCAGCCTGCTGGAGTGGGATGCAG ATGACTTCCGAATCTTCTGTGGGGATCTGGGCAATGAGGTGAATGATGACATCTTGGCACGAGCCTTCAGCCGCTTCCCATCCTTCCTTAAGGCTAAGGTGATCCGCGACAAGCGCACGGGCAAAACCAAGGGCTATGGCTTCGTCAGCTTTAAGGACCCCAGCGACTATGTGCGCGCCATGCGTGAGATGAATG GGAAGTATGTGGGCTCACGCCCCATCAAGCTGCGCAAGAGCATGTGGAAGGACCGGAACCTGGACGTGGTGCGCaagaagcaaaaggagaagaagaaattgGGCCTGAGATAG
- the HAUS5 gene encoding HAUS augmin-like complex subunit 5 isoform X1 — MELAQQARELGCWAAEEMEAPVAARAPESTLRRLCLGQGADIWAYVLRHVHSQRNVKKIRGNLLWYGHQDSPEARRKLKLEAAVAHLRAEILELDQSLELLERETEAQDMAMEQALQSVQDTQRRALLLRAQAGAMQRQQRVLQGPMQQLQNQLKHLQDIERKAKVDINFGPLTSAALSLEPVVLGDVRTACSLRTQFLQKLLMPRAKGGSIPTPRDDLFGTSYQQWLSSVETLLTNHPPGHILAALEHLAAEREAEIQSLCTVDELQDTEIASSAPTLGSQAPDQPNSSQALPSMVHLIQEGWQSVAALVTQRGPLLEDHQILTRHLQGLMEQMERCTVGSSERQALVLGLRSSALWAELKALRAMSQELEEAAGQRQLLLQELQAKQQRILHWRQLVEETQEQVRLLIKGNSASKTSLCRSPGEVLALVRQKVVPTSEMVAPQSQELLRCLEEGAQHLPHLLLGTLLRHSPGGLQPLPTVLPSIHQLHPASPRGSSLIVLSHTLGLPAGKAPELLLPKAASLRQDLLFLQDQRSLRCWYLLHMKTSLPPGPSTRELLQIWASQEKEQKENLGQALKRLENLLKQALKRIPELQGVVGDWWEQPGQAALSGELCQGLSLPQWQLRWIQAQGALQQLCR, encoded by the exons ATGGAGTTAGCGCAGCAAGCGCGGGAACTGGGCTGCTGGGCGGCGGAAGAGATGGAGGCGCCCGTGGCCGCCCGGGCCCCGGAGTCGACGCTGCGCAG GCTGTGTCTGGGCCAGGGGGCCGATATCTGGGCCTACGTCTTGCGGCATGTGCACAGCCAGAG GAATGTCAAGAAGATCCGGGGAAACCTGCTCTG GTATGGCCACCAGGACAGTCCAGAG GCCCGTCGGAAGTTGAAGCTGGAAGCCGCTGTTGCCCACCTGCGGGCAGAGATCCTGGAGTTAGACCAGAGCCTGGAGCTGTTGGAGcgagagactgaggctcagg ACATGGCCATGGAGCAGGCCCTACAGAGCGTGCAAGACACCCAGCGTCGTGCTCTCCTCCTCCGGGCCCAAGCTGGGGCCATGCAAAGACAGCAGCGTGTGCTCCAAGGTCCCATGCAGCAGCTGCAGAATCAGCTCAAGCATTTGCAGGACATAGAGAG GAAGGCCAAAGTGGATATAAACTTTGGACCCTTGACATCAGCAGCCCTGagcctggagcctgtggtccTG GGTGATGTCCGAACAGCCTGCAGCCTCCGGACCCAGTTCCTGCAGAAGCTCCTGATGCCTCGGGCCAAGGGAGGCAGCATTCC AACCCCTCGAGATGATCTCTTTGGAACTTCCTACCAGCAGTGGCTTAGCTCAGTGGAG ACACTGCTGACAAACCACCCTCCGGGCCACATCCTGGCTGCCTTGGAGCATCTGGCTGCAGAGCGGGAGGCAGAGATCCAGTCCCTGTGCACCGTGGATGAGCTCCAAGATACAGAGATAGCCAG CTCGGCCCCTACTCTCGGCTCCCAGGCCCCAGACCAGCCCAACTCTAGCCAGGCCCTGCCGTCCATGGTGCATCTCATCCAG GAGGGCTGGCAGTCTGTGGCTGCGCTGGTCACCCAGCGGGGCCCCCTCCTGGAGGACCATCAAATCCTGACCCGGCACCTCCAAGGCCTGATggagcagatggagagatgtactgTGGGATCCAGCGAGAG GCAGGCATTGGTGCTGGGGCTCCGGAGCTCTGCCCTGTGGGCAGAACTCAAGGCCCTGCGTGCCATGagccaggagctggaggaggctGCTGGGCAGCGGCAGCTTCTGCTCCAGGAGCTACAGGCCAAACAGCAGAGGATCTTGCACTGGCGCCAACTGGTG GAGGAGACACAGGAACAGGTCCGCCTGCTCATCAAGGGCAACTCAGCCAGCAAGACGAGCCTGTGCCGGAGCCCTGGGGAG GTACTAGCTTTGGTTCGGCAAAAAGTGGTCCCCACATCTGAGATGGTGGCACCACAGAGCCAGGAGCTGCTTCGGTGTCTAGAGGAGGGAGCCCAGCATCTGCCCCATCTTCTGCTGGGCACCCTGCTGCGGCACAGCCCTGGAGG GTTGCAGCCCCTCCCTACGGTCCTGCCATCCATCCACCAGCTGCATCCTGCATCCCCAAGAGGCTCCAGCCTCATAGTATTGAGCCACACATTGGGGCTGCCCGCAGGGAAG gcTCCGGAGCTGCTCCTTCCGAAGGCTGCCTCTCTTCGCCAGGACCTTCTGTTCCTCCAGGACCAGCGAAGTCTCCGATGCTGGTATCTGCTCCACATGAAGACCAGCCTGCCGCCAGGACCATCCACCCGGG AGCTGCTGCAGATCTGGGCATCCCAGGAAAAGGAGCAGAAAGAGAACCTGGGGCAGGCTCTGAAGCGCCTGGAGAACCTGCTGAAACAAGCACTGAAGCGAATCCCCGAGCTGCAGGGAGTTGTGGGGGACTG GTGGGAGCAGCCAGGACAAGCCGCCCTCTCCGGGGAGCTCTGCCAAGGCCTGTCCCTGCCCCAGTGGCAGCTGCGCTGGATCCAGGCCCAAGGCGCCCTGCAGCAGCTGTGCAGATGA
- the RBM42 gene encoding RNA-binding protein 42 isoform X1, giving the protein MAGAGPAPGLPGAGGPVVPGPGAGIPGKSGEERLKEMEAEMALFEQEVLGAPVTGIPTAVPAVPTVPTVEAMQVPAAPVIRPIIATNTYQQVQQTLEARAAAAATVVPPMVGGPPFVGPVGFGPGDRSHLDSPEAREAMFLRRAAAAPQRAPILHPAFIPHVLQRADSALSSTAGGPRPMALRPPHQALVGPPLPGPPGPPMMLPPMARAPGPPLGSMAALRPPLEEPAAPRELGLGLGLGLKEKEEAVVAAAAGLEEAGAAVAVGAGGTPAGPAVIGPSLPLALAMPLPEPEPLPLPLEVVRGLLPPLRIPELLSLRPRPRPPRPEPPPGLMALEVPEPLGEDKKKGKPEKLKRCIRTAAGSSWEDPSLLEWDADDFRIFCGDLGNEVNDDILARAFSRFPSFLKAKVIRDKRTGKTKGYGFVSFKDPSDYVRAMREMNGKYVGSRPIKLRKSMWKDRNLDVVRKKQKEKKKLGLR; this is encoded by the exons ATGGCCGGGGCGGGGCCAGCCCCGGGACTCCCGGGTGCAGGAGGACCTGTGGTCCCGGGCCCTGGTGCTGGCATCCCGGGCAAGAGCGGCGAGGAACGCTTGAAGGAGATGGAGGCGGAGATGGCCCT gttTGAGCAGGAAGTTCTGGGGGCTCCGGTTACAGGAATCCCAACTGCTGTGCCTGCGGTGCCCACCGTCCCCACGGTAGAAGCAATGCAAGTCCCAGCAGCTCCTGTGATCCGCCCAATTATCGCCACCAACACATACCAGCAG GTCCAACAGACTCTGGAGGCCCGAGCAGCCGCTGCAGCCACAGTGGTTCCTCCCATGGTGGGTGGCCCACCTTTTGTGGGCCCAG TTGGCTTTGGTCCTGGTGATCGGAGTCACCTGGACAGTCCAGAGGCTCGAGAAGCCATGTTCCTGCGGCGAGCAG CTGCGGCCCCCCAGAGGGCCCCTATTCTGCATCCAGCCTTCATCCCTCACGTGCTACAGAGAGCAG ATTCTGCTCTTTCTTCCACAGCAGGTGGCCCCCGCCCTATGGCTCTGCGGCCCCCTCACCAGGCCCTCGTGGGCCCCCCTCTGCCTGGCCCCCCTGGACCACCTATGATGCTGCCACCGATGGCTCGGGCCCCAGGGCCCCCTCTTGGCTCCATGGCTGCTCTGAGGCCTCCTCTG GAAGAGCCAGCAGCACCCCGAGAGCTGGGCCTCGGCCTGGGGTTGGGCctgaaagagaaggaggaggctgTGGTGGCAGCAGCGGCCGGGCTGGAGGAGGCTGGCGCAGCGGTGgctgtgggggcagggggcacccCAGCTGGCCCTGCAGTCATTGGGCCCAGCCTTCCACTGGCCCTGGCCATGCCTCTGCCCGAGCCTGAGCCCCTGCCCCTGCCGCTGGAAGTTGTGCGAGGCCTACTGCCCCCGCTGCGCATTCCTGAGCTCCTGTCCCTGCGTCCGAGACCCCGGCCCCCTCGGCCTGAACCACCCCCTGGCCTCATGGCTCTTGAG GTCCCAGAGCCTCTAGGTGAggacaagaagaaaggaaagccaGAGAAATTGAAACGCTGCATTCGCACAGCAGCTGGGAGCAGCTGGGAGGACCCCAGCCTGCTGGAGTGGGATGCAG ATGACTTCCGAATCTTCTGTGGGGATCTGGGCAATGAGGTGAATGATGACATCTTGGCACGAGCCTTCAGCCGCTTCCCATCCTTCCTTAAGGCTAAGGTGATCCGCGACAAGCGCACGGGCAAAACCAAGGGCTATGGCTTCGTCAGCTTTAAGGACCCCAGCGACTATGTGCGCGCCATGCGTGAGATGAATG GGAAGTATGTGGGCTCACGCCCCATCAAGCTGCGCAAGAGCATGTGGAAGGACCGGAACCTGGACGTGGTGCGCaagaagcaaaaggagaagaagaaattgGGCCTGAGATAG
- the RBM42 gene encoding RNA-binding protein 42 isoform X4 — protein sequence MAGAGPAPGLPGAGGPVVPGPGAGIPGKSGEERLKEMEAEMALFEQEVLGAPVTGIPTAVPAVPTVPTVEAMQVPAAPVIRPIIATNTYQQVQQTLEARAAAAATVVPPMVGGPPFVGPVGFGPGDRSHLDSPEAREAMFLRRAAGGPRPMALRPPHQALVGPPLPGPPGPPMMLPPMARAPGPPLGSMAALRPPLEEPAAPRELGLGLGLGLKEKEEAVVAAAAGLEEAGAAVAVGAGGTPAGPAVIGPSLPLALAMPLPEPEPLPLPLEVVRGLLPPLRIPELLSLRPRPRPPRPEPPPGLMALEVPEPLGEDKKKGKPEKLKRCIRTAAGSSWEDPSLLEWDADDFRIFCGDLGNEVNDDILARAFSRFPSFLKAKVIRDKRTGKTKGYGFVSFKDPSDYVRAMREMNGKYVGSRPIKLRKSMWKDRNLDVVRKKQKEKKKLGLR from the exons ATGGCCGGGGCGGGGCCAGCCCCGGGACTCCCGGGTGCAGGAGGACCTGTGGTCCCGGGCCCTGGTGCTGGCATCCCGGGCAAGAGCGGCGAGGAACGCTTGAAGGAGATGGAGGCGGAGATGGCCCT gttTGAGCAGGAAGTTCTGGGGGCTCCGGTTACAGGAATCCCAACTGCTGTGCCTGCGGTGCCCACCGTCCCCACGGTAGAAGCAATGCAAGTCCCAGCAGCTCCTGTGATCCGCCCAATTATCGCCACCAACACATACCAGCAG GTCCAACAGACTCTGGAGGCCCGAGCAGCCGCTGCAGCCACAGTGGTTCCTCCCATGGTGGGTGGCCCACCTTTTGTGGGCCCAG TTGGCTTTGGTCCTGGTGATCGGAGTCACCTGGACAGTCCAGAGGCTCGAGAAGCCATGTTCCTGCGGCGAGCAG CAGGTGGCCCCCGCCCTATGGCTCTGCGGCCCCCTCACCAGGCCCTCGTGGGCCCCCCTCTGCCTGGCCCCCCTGGACCACCTATGATGCTGCCACCGATGGCTCGGGCCCCAGGGCCCCCTCTTGGCTCCATGGCTGCTCTGAGGCCTCCTCTG GAAGAGCCAGCAGCACCCCGAGAGCTGGGCCTCGGCCTGGGGTTGGGCctgaaagagaaggaggaggctgTGGTGGCAGCAGCGGCCGGGCTGGAGGAGGCTGGCGCAGCGGTGgctgtgggggcagggggcacccCAGCTGGCCCTGCAGTCATTGGGCCCAGCCTTCCACTGGCCCTGGCCATGCCTCTGCCCGAGCCTGAGCCCCTGCCCCTGCCGCTGGAAGTTGTGCGAGGCCTACTGCCCCCGCTGCGCATTCCTGAGCTCCTGTCCCTGCGTCCGAGACCCCGGCCCCCTCGGCCTGAACCACCCCCTGGCCTCATGGCTCTTGAG GTCCCAGAGCCTCTAGGTGAggacaagaagaaaggaaagccaGAGAAATTGAAACGCTGCATTCGCACAGCAGCTGGGAGCAGCTGGGAGGACCCCAGCCTGCTGGAGTGGGATGCAG ATGACTTCCGAATCTTCTGTGGGGATCTGGGCAATGAGGTGAATGATGACATCTTGGCACGAGCCTTCAGCCGCTTCCCATCCTTCCTTAAGGCTAAGGTGATCCGCGACAAGCGCACGGGCAAAACCAAGGGCTATGGCTTCGTCAGCTTTAAGGACCCCAGCGACTATGTGCGCGCCATGCGTGAGATGAATG GGAAGTATGTGGGCTCACGCCCCATCAAGCTGCGCAAGAGCATGTGGAAGGACCGGAACCTGGACGTGGTGCGCaagaagcaaaaggagaagaagaaattgGGCCTGAGATAG